The Candidatus Zixiibacteriota bacterium genomic sequence ACAACGATCGCTGCTGCCCGCACGTGGTCGTGATCTTGAACGGCACCGGCGAGCGCGCCCAGTGCAGAACGCGGTAGATCATCCCCACGAGAAAGGTGGCGATAGCGGCGTAGGGCAGAATCGTTCCAACGAAGAAGCGACCGCCCGAGGTGGCGACCGCCGCGATTGTCAGCAGCACCACCACCGCTACCACAGACAGGGAAAACAAGGCCCTCATTGCCTCTCTCCTCCCTCAACCTGAGGTGTGATATCGTCACGTGTGATTTTTTGACCGGTTGCATGACGTTCGATGATCTGATGTGCTCGTGCGAGCAGTTTGGCGGACCGGGCTTTTTCCTCTCGCGCCCGGATGTCATAGACCTGCTCACGACACGACATATAGAGATCGAACGCGAGAAGAGCGAGTTGATCGACCCGCCGGTCAAAGGCAGACAGGTCCTCACGCAGTGCGGATTCGCCGGCATGGCCGTTGAGAGACGCGTGCACGATTTCCTTGAGCGCGAACACGAACCCCACCGCGTCCTGCGCAGAGAAATTCTGCACCGACCGGAGCCTGATGACGGCGTCGATATCCTCACGCAGCCGCTCGGGATCGGCGCCGGCGACGAGACTGTCAAAGACGGCCGACAAGCCCCTTTTGATGGTATCACCGACCGGATTGGCGAACCGATCACTTCGGGTTGCGAAGAAGCGAACGGAATCCGCCGGATACGTGGCGAAGGTTCGCCCGATCCATGAGGACAGGATGTCCGCACGGTTAGTCAGAAGATGCTCGCGGATGGACATAATCGGCACACTCCCAGCAGCAGAGTCCGCGTCGGTCTCGGGTGTACGTTGAATACCGCACAGGTGACCGACCAGCGAAAACAGCCCGGAAAGGACGAATCCTCGCCGGGCTGTTCGTTTCTTTCCGTCTCCTCAGATTCGTGTCTGATCAGACACAGCCCGTCGGCTTCGCCAAACCGGCAACCTTGCAGGCGCCTTTTGCGGGACCTGACGGGAACAGCTCGTAGACCTTCTTCAGCGGAAAACCCGTCTCCTTGCACAGCTTCCGGATCATCGGTGCGATACCGTATTTCTGATAGTAATCGCGCAGGTAGTTGACCAGCTTCCAGTGTTCGTCGGTCAAGTTGTCGACACCTTCGGTGCTCGCGAGGGCAAGCGCCACGCGCTCGTTCCACTGATCCGGTTCTTCCATAAATCCGTCTTCATCGACCTGGATCTTCACATCCTGCCATTCAAATGTCGGCATAGCAAACCTCCACGTACTTTACTCTATGCGTTGGCGTTCTAGTGCATTTCGATATATCCGCACGGACAGTTCTCCGCGCATTTCTTGCAGCCGATACAGTATTCCATTTTGACCTTGTAGGGCTGACCCTTGATTAGCGGTTTGACAATAGCGCTGTCCTGGCAGAAGCTCCAGCACGTGCCGCAGTCGAAACACTTGCCGCAGCTCATGCATCGAAGCGATTCGGCGGTTGCCTCGTCCAGGGTCAGGGTAGACGCAATCTCCGCCGTAAGCGATTTCAGCCGTTCATCCGGGGCAAGCTCCTTAGTCGCGGTCCGCGGCCGCTGTTCGTAGTAGGCCAACATCATGTTCTCGGCCTTGATCAGTTTACGCTCCTCCGGCTTATACGGGACTTCGCCGGTTAACATGGCGTGAATCTCCTCTGCCGCACGACGACCGTGGAATATGGCGGTGACGGCGATATCGAGGTTGATATTATCGCCTCCCGCGAATACCGCATCGACTTTCGTCTTCATATGTTCGTCGATCTTGATCCAGTCCCGGCCCTCGATGAGATCTTCGAAACCCGCGAAATCGGGCTGCTGTGAGATCGCTGCGATCAGTGCGGTGCACTCGAGTTCGTAGGTATCGCCATCGATCGGTACCGGCCGACGCCGACCCGACGAATCGGGTTCGCCGAGCTGCATGCGCTGGCAGGTGATCGAAGTCGCCCGGTCACCGCTCCTGGTAATGGCGATTGGCGCGGCCAGATACTCGATAGTCACGCCCTCCGCAAGAGCCCCCTCGATTTCCTCGGCAATGGCCGGCATTTCGTTGCGGGTGCGGCGATACAGGATGGTAACTTCGGCGCCCAATCGCCGCGACACCCGAGCGGCGTCGATCGCCGTGTCACCGCCGCCGACGACGACCACCTTCTTGCCCACATCGATCATATCGCCGACATTGATGCGGTGCAGGAAATCGGTACCGGTGTACACGTTGGCGGCATCTTCACCGTCGATCTTCAGCGAGTAACCGGTGTGTGCGCCGAGACCGACGAAAATCGCCTTGTAGTCTTTCTTGAGATCAGCGTACGGGATATCTTTTCCAATTATCGTATTCAGCTTGAGTTCGACGCCCATGTCGAGGATGCGCTGTATTTCGGCATCGAGAATGTTTTGCGGCAGACGATAATCCGGGATGCCGTAGCGCAGCATGCCGCCGGACTTGGGGAACGCTTCGAACACCGTCACCGGATATCCGCGTCGCGCCAGTTGATATGCGGCGGTCATGCCGGCAGGCCCCGATCCGATAATGGCTATTTTCTCCGGGCGCTTTTCCTCGGTGAGCTTTTTCGGCTTCAGTCCCTTGCGTAGTCCAAAGTCTCCGAGCGCCCGCTCGAAGGCGTTGATTGCGATCGCACCCTCGAGTTTCGCACGGTTGCATTCCGTTTCGCACGGGTGCGGGCAGACCCGGCCGCATACCGACGGGAACGGCGATGTCTCCGTCCACCGATGCCAGGCTTCTTCGAATGCCTGCTCCTGAGTCTTGCCGTACGCTTCCGCCTTGTGGACGATCATCAGGCATTCGCGAATCTGGTTCTGGTTAGGACAGGTGTTGATACACGGCGGTATCTTTTCAACAAGATATGGCCGAAGGTCCGATGTCTCCCGGCTCGATGCCCCACCGGAAGAGCGGCCCAGACCTCCAAGTTTCTTTACCTTCTTGACTACTTTTGCCATGCTGCTTCTCTCCCGCTCTCGGGGAGTGGACTGCCCGGACAAAAGGTCCACTCCCCTGGGGCCATTCGTTCTTTCGTCGTCGGACACGGCTCCGGCGTTTGGATTCCCGTGGCCGTCCGTTCCTCTATCTGGTTCACATCGTCAGCGACTTCGCCACAGACGGCTCAGGTTCCTCCTCCGGAGAGCTGTCAGTCGATGCTGTGGACGACGATCGTTGTTGCCGATATCGTGCAGCCGCATTCACGAACGACGGCGCCCAACACGACACGCCGTCGGCATGGATATGAACATACGAGGCCATCACGTTCTTCTTGAGCAGACCGTCGCGTCCGCCGCCGAGGCCGACGCCTGTTTCGATTTTCAGACATGTCTGTGTCGACATTGAACCGGATGCCCCGGTATAATGAAACTCGTGCCCTCGGATACGCGTCCCGGGTGCCAGAAACGGGTTGACGACGTCGACAGTAGCGTCGACGTACCCGTGACCGCAGGGCTTGTGCTGCATCGTAAGGTCTATGTCGAAAACACCGGCGAGCTGGTACGTTCGATCATCCCGGCACAGCGTCCTCGCAAGGTAGATCAGTCCACCGCACTCCGCATAAACGGGCAATCCGCTGTCGGCAGCCCGGTGCACGGATCGCATCAGCGCACGATTTCCGGCCAGCCGGTCGAGTTGTGTTTCCGGAAATCCGCCGCCGATATAAAGCCCGTCGAGTCCGACGGGAAGCGATTGATCCGTCAGCGAATCGATCGCGACCAGGCGTGCGCCCGCCTGCTCGAGCGCCTCCAGGTTTTCGGGATAGTAAAAGGTGAACACGGAATCCCGAAAGACACCGATCGTGCACGTAGCGCGAGCCGGCGACACCGGTTCGGCGGTGTTGACGGGTTGGTCGAACCGGTGAGCGATTTCGATAAGCGCGTCGAGATCAAGATGGTGCAGTGCGAGTTCGGTCAGGCGGGTCTTGATCTCGGCGCATTCATCGGTTTCGGTCGGCGGCACCAGGCCGAGATGGCGGCTCGGGATGAGCGCGCGGCCACTTCCCAGCTTCGGCAGCGCGCCCAACACCGGAATACCGCATCCTTGCTCAATGGTGGCGCGGGCAATTGACTCGTGTCGAGTACCCGCGACGCGATTGAGAATAACCCCGGCGATCGCAACGCCGGGTTCGAATACCATCGCTCCCATCACCAGTGCGGCCAGCGTCCGGGTGGCCTTGGTCGCATCGACCACGAGGATGACCGGTGCCGCCAGAAGTCTGGCGAGGGAGGCACTTGAGTGAGTGCCCTCCAGGTCTTGACCGTCGAAGAGTCCCCGGTTGCCTTCGATGAGCGCCAGATCACGGCCGGTGCTGGACGCGCCGAACCGTTGGCGCACGGATTCCGCCGGCACCATAAAGGTGTCGAGGTTCCGGCACGCGGTATCGGCCGCCCAGCCGAGCCAGGCGGCATCGATATAATCCGGCCCTTTTTTGAACGGAGCGACCTTTACGCCCCTCGAGCGCAGTGCTCTCAGCAGGCTTAACGAGACAATCGTCTTGCCCGTATCACCCGAGAGCCCCGCGATGAGCAACCGTGGTGTACCGCGCATGGGCTTATTCCTCACACGCTCGGGTCAATCGTTGGCTGCACCCTCTCGATGCGGCAGTTCCAGGAAACTCCCGCCGAAATAGGTGTAGACACACCGACCGCTGTCCACGAGCTGCTTGATCGCAGCCTTGCAGACCTTCTTGTCAATATCATCGCCGTAGAGTTCCATCATGGCCTTGGTGAGGTCCATGGGTTTGAGCTTCTTCTGCCCCTGGGCCTCTTTGACCATGTTGAACATCGCGTCGGCGATCTCTTCGACTGTCTTTGCCATGGCATTACCCTCTAGAACGTTAGGTGGGTTGACCGCTTATAGGTCAGCCCGGCATGCTTGAAGTCGTCGATATGTTCTTTCTGGAACGGGATGTCGGCCATCCGGAAGAACTTCGGCCAGCCGATTCGCTGAATCCACTCGCCCATCCGTTCGTGGTTGCGGGCGTTCGCCGCCCACAGTTCCACCAGCCTTCGGACCGCATCGGTCACTTCCGGCCAGCGCGGCGGATTGTTGGAAATAAACGGAATAGCGAGTTTCGAGAACATCGGCTCGTGACGCGCGTTGGACACCTTGCCTCCGACCCAAATCGACACGCCATCATTCAGCGGATCGTTCAACGGCATCGACGGACAGACGGTGTAGCAGTTGGCGCAGAACATGCAGTTGTCCTCGATCACTTCCACTGACTGGTTGCCATCGACGATCGCCGGTCGAATTGCGGCCGTCGGGCACGCGGCAACCACGTTCGGGATCTCACACTGCTTCTTGAGCATCTCGTGGTTTACTTTCGGAGGACGGCGGTGAATGCCCAGGATGGCGATATCCGAACAGTGTACCGCGCCGCACATGTTGAGACAGCACGCCAGTGCGATACGGAGCTTGCCCGGCAGCTTCTTCCGACCATCGAAGTACTCAATCAGGTCGTCCATCACGCACTTCACGATTCCCGACGCATCGGTGGCCGCCGAGTGACAGTGCACCCAGCCCTGTGTGTGTACGATCGAAGTGATCGCGTTCCCGATGCCACCAACCGGGTGACCGATCTTCTGCAGATCGGCGATAAGCGGGTCGATATTCGACGGGTCGGTCAACAGGAACTCGACATTGTGCCGGCTGGTGAATCGCAGATAGCCGCCGGTGTATTTGTCGGCCAAGTCCGCATAAATGCGGATTTTGTCGATACTGAGCAGACGGCCAGAGGACGCGCGAACCGTGTACAGCTTGTCGCCGGTTTCCGAGACGTGTACCATGACACCCGGCTTAAGGATCTCATGATATTTCCACTTGCCGTAATTCTGCTTGATAATCGGCGGCAAGAACC encodes the following:
- a CDS encoding NAD(P)-binding protein, translated to MAKVVKKVKKLGGLGRSSGGASSRETSDLRPYLVEKIPPCINTCPNQNQIRECLMIVHKAEAYGKTQEQAFEEAWHRWTETSPFPSVCGRVCPHPCETECNRAKLEGAIAINAFERALGDFGLRKGLKPKKLTEEKRPEKIAIIGSGPAGMTAAYQLARRGYPVTVFEAFPKSGGMLRYGIPDYRLPQNILDAEIQRILDMGVELKLNTIIGKDIPYADLKKDYKAIFVGLGAHTGYSLKIDGEDAANVYTGTDFLHRINVGDMIDVGKKVVVVGGGDTAIDAARVSRRLGAEVTILYRRTRNEMPAIAEEIEGALAEGVTIEYLAAPIAITRSGDRATSITCQRMQLGEPDSSGRRRPVPIDGDTYELECTALIAAISQQPDFAGFEDLIEGRDWIKIDEHMKTKVDAVFAGGDNINLDIAVTAIFHGRRAAEEIHAMLTGEVPYKPEERKLIKAENMMLAYYEQRPRTATKELAPDERLKSLTAEIASTLTLDEATAESLRCMSCGKCFDCGTCWSFCQDSAIVKPLIKGQPYKVKMEYCIGCKKCAENCPCGYIEMH
- a CDS encoding RsbRD N-terminal domain-containing protein translates to MSIREHLLTNRADILSSWIGRTFATYPADSVRFFATRSDRFANPVGDTIKRGLSAVFDSLVAGADPERLREDIDAVIRLRSVQNFSAQDAVGFVFALKEIVHASLNGHAGESALREDLSAFDRRVDQLALLAFDLYMSCREQVYDIRAREEKARSAKLLARAHQIIERHATGQKITRDDITPQVEGGERQ
- a CDS encoding cobyrinate a,c-diamide synthase — translated: MRGTPRLLIAGLSGDTGKTIVSLSLLRALRSRGVKVAPFKKGPDYIDAAWLGWAADTACRNLDTFMVPAESVRQRFGASSTGRDLALIEGNRGLFDGQDLEGTHSSASLARLLAAPVILVVDATKATRTLAALVMGAMVFEPGVAIAGVILNRVAGTRHESIARATIEQGCGIPVLGALPKLGSGRALIPSRHLGLVPPTETDECAEIKTRLTELALHHLDLDALIEIAHRFDQPVNTAEPVSPARATCTIGVFRDSVFTFYYPENLEALEQAGARLVAIDSLTDQSLPVGLDGLYIGGGFPETQLDRLAGNRALMRSVHRAADSGLPVYAECGGLIYLARTLCRDDRTYQLAGVFDIDLTMQHKPCGHGYVDATVDVVNPFLAPGTRIRGHEFHYTGASGSMSTQTCLKIETGVGLGGGRDGLLKKNVMASYVHIHADGVSCWAPSFVNAAARYRQQRSSSTASTDSSPEEEPEPSVAKSLTM
- a CDS encoding TusE/DsrC/DsvC family sulfur relay protein, which codes for MPTFEWQDVKIQVDEDGFMEEPDQWNERVALALASTEGVDNLTDEHWKLVNYLRDYYQKYGIAPMIRKLCKETGFPLKKVYELFPSGPAKGACKVAGLAKPTGCV
- the dsrB gene encoding dissimilatory-type sulfite reductase subunit beta, which codes for MAVERRTDFGPPHYERFLPPIIKQNYGKWKYHEILKPGVMVHVSETGDKLYTVRASSGRLLSIDKIRIYADLADKYTGGYLRFTSRHNVEFLLTDPSNIDPLIADLQKIGHPVGGIGNAITSIVHTQGWVHCHSAATDASGIVKCVMDDLIEYFDGRKKLPGKLRIALACCLNMCGAVHCSDIAILGIHRRPPKVNHEMLKKQCEIPNVVAACPTAAIRPAIVDGNQSVEVIEDNCMFCANCYTVCPSMPLNDPLNDGVSIWVGGKVSNARHEPMFSKLAIPFISNNPPRWPEVTDAVRRLVELWAANARNHERMGEWIQRIGWPKFFRMADIPFQKEHIDDFKHAGLTYKRSTHLTF